Below is a genomic region from Miscanthus floridulus cultivar M001 chromosome 1, ASM1932011v1, whole genome shotgun sequence.
atgctcatcttcagttaaaggcctaacacctaggaacattaccacaaacttagaaatagtaaatgcatacttaaaacaacagttaaagtttcatatgcacacgggcagttccttaattcaatcataaccagagttctataaattcaaatgacttgaaagaggacattctggaaagcttatgaaattctctacaaatcatttttaaacatcaaagcatgattcttatattaaccaaatcgaattccagtaaacctagaatctatccaaaaatgacagggttactaaattaaatatttagtgatgatgcaaaagcataattggaccaaaccaagtttaccaacttgttgtgcataccagaggaacattagaaagtatagtgccaacttctaaataaattatttaatatacttttctaatttatttagttaattaggtgattaaagtaatatatagtaaaactattcagaaaaatctacaaaaattacagtagctatctcatactTCACATAAACTACCATAAAAGTTTCAAAgtcattgggcaagcagaacttgctgtacccaaaataacaggtgttATGTCTATTTttaacataattaggaaaccctattgaaaagtgtcaagcaacagatttcacatttttcctagcatcgttctagcataagaatagcactcaccaaattttacccttactggatctatagaaaaattatgaaaattcacacaagatccatccatgcaaataagagaattttataactcctacatacagtgtccaaaatgtatgaaaatttaactacaagctattcatgatatgagcagtacagcATAAATATTTCATgctatttggagctacatagaaaaggatataattacccctatttctttcatgattaaaagagataattagcaactccatttttcataacagaacatagcataaattatatttttaataaaaactagacattatcatgaactcagcaaaattggaaccacatcatttaaatctaccaactaggagatacatatttttgaatatatacacaaatctgtgaaaagaataaaacagaaatgaatttgaaaccctaactctactTGCTGGGTCGGCCCGGTCAGACTCGACGGCCCACGACGCatgcgctggcgcggcccaaacATGACGCGGCCCACGCTGACTCCCGCCTGAGAACGACGGCTGACGCATGGGTCCCACGcgacagagagacaggcaggggaggaagaaCGGACGGCGACgcaactcgtcgccggtggcacCTCCGGCGAGTCCAGTGGTACTACGGTGTTCACCTCGCCCGTGCGCATCTAGCGGTGCCCTCAATTGAAGCTATTGCTGTGGCTATTGGCAATGGCGAcgaccatggcggcgcacggccacggcatggccggctccggcgagacgacgGCGTCTCGGCCCTAGTGGCCCACTCTATGAGCTTCAGCGTCACACACAGCAGCAAGCGCAAGGGAGAGAAAGGATGGGAAGGTCGCGGTGAcagttggccgcgtggagcgccaacttcggtgaggtcccgccatggcggtggtggaagAACTGGCGATTACGCCCTTACCCAGCCTCAATCGCCTCGGCtgaaaggtggaggtggtagaggggatcacggcgaagctGTTGACGAACTAGGCAAtgcgtttttgcagtggcgagcgcGCAAGGCAACAGCGATGCTCGGTCGGAACCGGAGGAGCTGCGgcggctcggcgctgcgcgcggtggaagcgagagagaggcaaatggagcaggcgagtaCGTCGGGCAGGCGTGCGGGGTGCTCATGTCGCGGCCTGCAGCGCCAGGATGCCCGTGGCGCGTGGCAGCGCGAGCAGAAGTCCGGCGATGGGTGGTGAACATGCGGCGTTCGTTGTCTGATGACTATTAGTCACTGTAGATCACATTCAGACAACGGGAATcgcctgacagcgcgacttcatCGGTTTAATACGGCTAAACCGTTGGTCCATTGCAAAAacagtgtacatgaaaattgtaggtctaccatccatctacaatttcttttcaaggaccaccatctaattcgccatggatcagaagttacatcaagccaaagttggcttgatccaactgaaaatgcagttaggacttagaatatttttcagtgttgattCCACCATCAaaaatgacttgtgggccatgtttgagcatgttctagtcattttcatgagttgatcataaaacaacttttgttccttaataaattggctacaactttggtaaagggtgcacagccatgcaaagtctctaagttggtcttttgaatcagtcaaacagagtcactctagggggtcatttcaagtcaaacctccacttgagggcattttggtcattttggtccacatgaacaatgtccaaacaattaccctaagtgtagttaaggtgtattagaccataatcaaccactttacacaagtgctctaccaatttctaatgatcacacgtgatgaagcacaaaacaagcaattcactcaaatgttacaatttcatgtttcacatgtttcatgaccttgttgttattttatacttgtcatattactaccatgttgccctgtttcaaggtatgagaaactcatgttgcattcacatgtttcactactaccattcataagcaatcaagtatgaaacaatcaGAATttgcaaatgttgcatatgtatgtttcagtgacaatggcatgatgacatagatgatgcatatgtttatgaaatgaaatgcaattatgtggaagccaaacacctagggtgttacaaaatatattttaatattcTACATATTcgatgtcataaatattgatgTTCTTTTTCTCTAAATTtgtagtttgacttaggacaaatctAAAACATCGCTTATTTTAGGATGTCATGACTCAGCCCAAGACTAACTAACAAATAGAGGAGAGCAGCCAGAGAGACCGTGAGGGAAGCAACAATGGCGACACGGGGAGATGTTGAAGGAAACACCAGGGGAACACGAGCAAAAGGTAACAAAATCTCCAACCCACGTCTAAAGATCTCTTGAAACTCATCAACACGAATATTGAAACACATCCAACGGCCCAAAATCTGAATGATCCAAAGCAACAAAATCAGCTGACAAAAAAAtagcagaaaaaaaaaaaaacaaagctaggAGTACAAACTACAAACGATGCTGGTCGGTAGCGTTCACATGCAAGCGGACAGGCAACGAGTCGTTGTTTCTGCCGCTCGTCCGATCCCTCACTCCTCTCACTCTCTACAGTCTCTGGCCTTCGATCCAGTCATCGGGTCCACTAAGCCGCTTGAGCGGTTTCCCCGCGAAAACGCGGGCGGCCGCCCGGGCGAGCAGAGCGCGGCGCAACCAACCAAAGCTTCCGTCCATCGTCCAATCGCCCGTCCTGGAACACGTGGCCACGGACCACGGTTCCGTGAAAATCCACCGGTGGTATCACCGCGCCGCGTCGTCGTGGACCTCCCGCCCCGCCCCCATCACGTCCATCGCCCGCGGTTTTTCACCACACCACCCACCCAGGCACCCACTGGGATTGCCTGCGTCCGAACTAGCTGCCTTTATACTAACGTGCTGGCTCTGCTCCCCACCCCACGCATGCTCCTGGTCATTCCCGGCAGCGCCGCGGTTCTTGCATGCTTTCGTCGGCGCGAGGGATCTGCGGACAACGGAAAGGGAACTCTCGGCCGTCAATTTAAACCCCACCGCAACACCGGATTTAATTTGCTGGAAAGGCAGATCTTGATCTTGATCGGTTCTTGCTGCCGCTGCTGCTAGCTGCTGTCTGCTGGGGGCTTGTACGTACGTACGTGTTGATGAAGACGGTGgaaggaagcggcggcggcggcgccccggCCGCGGTCAAGAGGCGGCGGAGGGATGCACCTGGCAGGCGCCGGAGCGGCGGcgtgagcgtgcggcggcgcgtgCAGGTGGACGCGACGACCGCGCCAGCGCCGCTCCAGAGGCTGCTTGCCGCGTGCCGCCGCGCGTTCGGAGGCCCCGGGACCGTGCCGGCGCACGACGACGTCGCCCTCATCAGAGACATCCTCGGTACGTACGCCGCCCCGCCCTCATCATTAGCCATCGCATTGCATGATGCTCGGTATATATATGTGTTTAATTACTGTCTTGTGTGCTACTGTAATTGTCATCAGTAGCAGCCTCTGGCACTTCAAGCTAAAAGCTGTGCAGCTTAAAAGGTGTGAAATCTCTGATCTGTGGATGCGAGATGTGTAAACCTTATTATCAGCCTACACGGCTAGTAATCTTGTTCTTACTTCTTACTCGAAAGGAACATCGATCTTATCGACGCCCTCGTGATCAGCCTTCAATTCGGCTTCGGCCCGGCCTGTATTGTGCATTTCGATCGGGCTTCTATATAGGAATACCAAATTACCAACAATCAATATGAGTCTGCCTTGTTCAGTTTGCTAATCATCATGCATGTCCTTTCCTTTGCAGACAAGATGGGAGCAGAAGATGTGCACCTGAGAGCCGTCACCAAGGCCGCCGCGGCTTCCGTCCCTCGAACACATCCTAATCCTATCATCACACGAACCACCATTTACAAATGCAACAACTTCTCGGTACGGGATACGATGATCCAGCTGAACTGAAATGCATGCGTTAACTTCACGAGCCTACTAATAAACAGGAAGTATTTCTTGGCCATGCGTGCTTGTGATATCTGCATGCAGATCGTCATCTTCTTGCTGCCCCCAGGCGCGGTGATCCCTCTGCACGACCACCCCGGGATGACGGTGTTCAGCAAGCTTCTCCTCGGCTCGCTGCACGTCACGTCGTACGACTGGGTCAACGCCGACGGCCCTCCCGtcgccgtcggcggcggcgatcGCCGTAAGTTTAATTTCTTCTGTCTACCAGGCCGTCTGATGCATATGCATATGGTCGACAAATTGGTTGAGCTGTATATATACTGACTGCCTAGCGACTGGCTGCATATGCCCGTAGTACTGAGGCTGGCGAAGCGGGTGGTGGACGCCGACCTGAGCGCGCCGTGCGACGCCCTGGTGCTGTTCCCCGAGTCCGGCGGGAACATGCACCGGTTCGCCGCCGCCACGGCGTGCGCGGTCCTCGACGTCCTCGGGCCGCCCTACTCCGGGGACCGGGACTGCACCTACTACCAGGACTTGCCATACCGCCATCATCATCACGACGACGATGGAGGTAGTAATATAATAATGCaacttcttcctcctcctgctgctcctACCTGATATCATCACAAACATCATCAATCTGAACTATAGAGATTTGATCCGTAACACTAACATGCATATAACCTCAGCTCGGTTATTTATATGTATGCATCTTTCGCGCGCAGATGAGGCCGCCGGGGACGGCGACGTCGTCCCTGCTGCCACGGATGATGAGCAGAAGCCACGTCTGGGGTGGCTGCTGGAGACGCGCAAGCCCAAGGAGCTGCACATGTACGAGGTGCCGTATAGGGGCCCTCCGATCCTGTGGAAGAAGCGGCCTGCAGTTGACTCTTGGCAGCAGGGACCATGAGAGATACACTAGTAGTGATGTGTAACTATGCAGCACATGTGTAGCGTGTTCAAAACTGCAAAATGTCCCTCCGTGCAGCTAGCTGTTGGGAAGATGTGTGGCGTGTGCAAATGTCATGTCCGGATCAATCGGTTGGTTTGTTAGTGTAGGAAGTAGACCGACGACAGCGGATGAACTAATGGATACGCGTTTCGGAATTCACTATTCAGAGTGCGTGTCCACCAGCACTCGTTTTCCTTTTATCGTTGATCCGGTTCATGGCGCAGTCCGTGGCCGGTCTCTATCGGTCCTCTCTGCACTGAATACCTCTTTAAGCTTTAGATGTGGTCAGGGTTTAGAGTTCGGGGTTTGGGATAGATATTCTTCGCGGCATGAGAGGTGGTGGCGGCCGGATTTGAGGGAACTAGATGAATTCTCTGCGCGTTGCTGCGGGAGGCATGAATTTCAGATAAGCAAAGGCTAAATTAGTTGGACATTTAATTAGGATGCTGTAGTATAAGAATAATATTTGGGATCTCACGGAAATGTATGAGAGGATAACTCCATTCAAGTTTTTTTAGTAGTAAAAATTATGTTGTTTGAGTGAAGCGGAGAAAAACTTAAGATGCGTATAAGATAAATTGTAAGAAAGCACTTAGTCACTTACTACGGTGCCTACAAATGTGTGGTTATATAGAGAAACAAACTGATTCTCCAAACATATAGTAGAACTAATAATAAGTACATGGTGAGCATATTCTAACATTTTTTTTTGTGTCCTGGTAAATAGGAGCACGTAGTGGTGAGATGGGGAGTGCAAGAGGAGGCAGGAGGTGAAGTTCAAGTGACGTGCAGTGGCTAATAAGTGATGGGTCGCGGTGGAAGGCTAGAAGTCAGGCCCTCCACCATCAAACGTCTAGGATAATCACTAGCAATGGTGGGGATCAAAAGGATGACTTGGCACTCTCTGGTATAAGAGAATAGATTAGGGGCTTATCTTTATAAAAGTAATAGATGTCGCTGATCGACATGCATAATTCTGTGTCGATAGCGGTGGGCGGTGGCAGACATgagacatgcatgcatggacgGCACAATGACGAAACAAAAACAGGGTCAATTAAGGAGACTTTGCTGTTGTATTTCCATCCATCCAACGTCTAAACTAACACGATCAAGAAGACCCAATGCAGATAAGCATCGGCTGGGTAGCGTCGACTGCTGCTTTGCGTACGTTCACCACGAAACCCGACTGGATTGCATTGGGAGCAGGCAGAGTAATAGTAGTATATACGTAGCTATCTAGCGTGGCATTTGGCATGCAGTATTTATAGCTTACAACTTGGGCAGGACATGAGCTTTTGCTTGGAAAAAGGAAGCAACGACAAATACACATTTCGCTCATCAGAATGAATAATATATGTACCAAGTCGGCAAGTCGACTGGATTCATGGCCCGGTCGAAGAAACACACACAACGTGGAACTATATATATAGTAGTGTGTTCCTATGCTCCGTACCAGTACAATAGTAGTAGTGCTACTTCTAGTCCAGTACTAGTGTTGGTGGTGGGGGTGGTTTCCTGTCCGGACTGGTGAGCAGTGGGCGATCCTCCAGCCCGTTTTCCGGAATTGGCAATCCAGCGTGCGGCCGGCTGCTCCTATCTGCTTAATTTACTTCGCGGCTGCTTGCTAGTCCTATCGTAGAGTACTTGACTGATCTGCCAATTTGGTACTATGCTAGATACTAATAAGTATACTTACCACTTGAGTGAGCGTTGAGTAATTTATTCTGGTCGTCATAGGCACTTGACTATGCTATGATGAATATGCGCGCCCCACTTTTGGCCCGCACGCTTGCGCTTTTGGGTAACTTATATGCTGGGAACATAAATTAAATTTACGTGCCAGACCCTCCatccttaaataaatcaatttctaaagTTATCATAAGTCGATCTTctttaagtttaactaaatttgtaAGAAAAGAGTACCAAGATTTATGGCACTAAATTAATATTATAAAATacaccataaaatatatttttctaatttatttctttggtgtcataaatattattGTACTCCTATGTTCACAACagaatgcaattctcgttttTTCGAGGAGTGAAACAGTTTTAACTTTGAGTAAAGTTATATAAAAAACTACTAACATTGTGGATACAAAATAAGTtctattagattagttatagaatatatttttataaaaaaatttctTTAGACATAAAAGCTAATACTATTTATATAAACCTAATAAAAATTAAGTTAATTTAACTGGTACGGGTCCTATAGTTGCATTATTTTTTGGATGGAAGGAATacgtatttttctataaatttagttaaacttgatttttttatttaagaCAATTTTAAGGATTGATTTATCCAAAGACGGAGGCGATCGGTCCAGAGTGATATCTCATATCTGTACTTTGGTTTAAGGTCCATGTCCCCCGTCTTTGCCGTCCCAAGCGAGAGGTTTGCATGCCTCTTCCTTGGGAACCTTGCAACCAAAAGGAATCCTCTCATTTGACGTCTCTAAGATTTGGACGAGGACGACGTAGTCAGTACATGGCAAAAGCAAATGCATATGTAGTGGTGTCGTACGTTCAGAACAAACTGCAGGCACATGGGTCGCAAACTCGCAATACGAAGGCTCTCAAGGACttccttttatttttcttttttgtggAGGGTCTTTGTATAGTTTGGATGGGGCAGCTTCCTCATCCGTATCCTTTGCGTTTGTGTTCGTATGCATACGCGTATATGTACGTTTTCCTTACTTGGTAATATATGCCGCGCGTTTTGTGATAACAAAAAAACTCACAACAAGGCCAATCCAACTCGGGCTTTGGTAACACAAGAAATGCCATGATTCCCGGGCTGGCCAGAGTGCTCCAATAAACAGCCCGCTGGTCTCCTGGTCGGTCTCCGTCCGTCCTCTGTCCTCTGTCACCACCGTGCCTCCGCGCATCAAGACGGGAACAGGGACATGTACAAAGCCGCCGGCGCCGCCAGCGTTTCTCGATCGCCAGAGACTCTAATCCATCGGAGTGGGCGGAGAAACGCCACCAAACCAAAGCCGAACGGGGTTCCATTCCAACAGATGACGATGCCGGCCGGGACGACGCAATGGCGAGCGCTGCGCTGCGCTGCGAGACGAAGGCAGACGTTTTTGTTCGTTTGCCATTGTTGCCTCGTCTCATCTGGAAAAAACCGAAGCTTGCAAGGGTGGAACCCCCCCGCCCCCCAAAGCAAACACGACCACGACGCCCCCGCGGCCACTTCCTCGGCCCGCTGTCCTTCCTCCCACGGCAGGCAGTCTCGCTGTGCGGTTGTCGCCCTACGATGGGCCCTTTGTGCCTCCCGTCACCGGCCGGCGGCCGAGGGCCTCTGCGTGTGGTGCTGGGCCGGGGCTAGGTATGCAACCGTGTGCCATGTGCCGGGCTTTGGCATCGGGGATCTAGCCCTATCGTGACCTCTGGCCCTGGACAGTCGGGCCGGCCCACACCTATCCTGGACTTGATCCTTGCTCGGCTTGAGTTCGTTGCTGGAGTTCTAGTACATGGTTGTtgctaaagatggcaatgggacccgcgacccgatacccgacgggtatttactTCATTAGGGtaaatatggactaaacacactacccacgggtacgtaaatagaccaaacccttcacccatcgggtacgcgggTATGGGTATGTTCCAGCAGTCCCCGTAACCGTTtacccatgggtgaaaaatacCCGACCAACTGAAAGAGATCAATGCTCCGTGGTTAGACTACAGATTCTGAAAAGTAATGCAGGTAGAGAGAAACAAATATGCTTGCCAATAACCTTGGTCATATTTGGTGCAAAAACCATAGCAATGTTGCGAGCATTCATCTTGTTGTAGCTTTCATTTTTCACCACATCTGCCATGAGATTGATGGTCCAGTCAAGCAATGCTGCTTCAACAGGAGGTAGGGTACTTGCAAGATGGCTACACTCTTCTTCAGTGTTGCAGTGCATCACTTGTTCTGGAGTCAACGAGTCCAATACTCAACTTGGAAGTTCTCGAAACCATGTCTATAATCAGTAACTTCTACATTAATCATGACTAATGTAGAGGAGAAACTAAATGAAAAGGAATCTTAATTTACAGAAGATATtattatatgctattatttgtctaATTTCATATGCTCTGGTTAGTGGTGGttgctgttgaattgttgattttcatgTGTGTGAATAAATTGTTGGCGGGTACGGGTGACCCAATGGGTATGATTTACCCGGCCGGGTATGGGTCTGGGGAAAATTCCCCACCCATGACGGGTATGGGTATTCTGAcggtaccaaatttttatggtggggaTGGGTCTGAGGTGGCCATACCCGATGGGAATTTACCCATTGCCACCCTTAGTTGTTGTTGCGGTATCAATCTTTGTCGCTTTCcttttttaaataaaataaaataaataaactcgAACAAAAAATTTAGATTGCTTCATGTCAATTGGTTGTTGCTGCGGTAACACTCTGATAGTACGATTGGTAGCGACCGGCAAAGTGGTTGATCCCTTTTCAACAGATATAATACATCAATTGGTTGAGAAATACATTGCAATAGAAAAATAAAGGCTGCAATAATGGATTGAGGAGCAAAAATATTGAGAAAGGCCATCAATATACAAGGGTGTGGTTTATTACCTGAAGGACTAGATATGCAGTAGCCATACTCTCTTGTGCTACAGAGCTGAAAGAGGTACATCATTGAACAGCCATGTGCAGTATTTATTTCATTAGAGGAAAAATAATATCACCTTGCACATATGACATATTAGACAGAGTTAGAAATTGAAAAAATTCAATCATTAGGGGGGAAATAATATCACGATGCATGGAGGAAGATAAAAGAGTTTTTTAACTGCAGGTTTAGGGGATTGTCTGAAAATAAGGACAACATCTGTTCTTTTGAGGTAACCATGATAGCAAAATGCAATACATTGATGCATGAGCAGGCTTGAATCTGTAGGCACAGTAATATACTAGGCCGGTACCTATAACCATTTTAACTAATGGATAGAGCTGCTCAAGTTACTTTTTCGAACAAACAAAGAGACTTCAACTCAGGTAATAGAAAATACAATATTGAAGGGGAAAAAATTGGCATGCTGTGGACCAGCAGGAACACAATTTCTATGTGGCTGCAATGTGGCGTCGGATGGTCCAGACGCGACTACAGACATTGCAACCAAACGAATCAGCAGGACATAAGCAAAGAAATCTTGAAGCTGGCAAACATGGGGGCACAGAGCCGGAGTAGGAACAAATTACCTACATAATATGCTGACGTCGGAAAGATGGCAAACCGGCGGGCCGTCGAGGAGCCTGCAAACGAAGGCAAAGGTTAAAACAACACTCAATCGAGCCACGCAGGCGGAGCATGAAAGGCAAAAGGGGCGGCCGCCGAGAAACCAAAGATTAAAGCCAAAAATTAAAAGGAAGCAAACCGGATGGCAAAGAACAGAACGGCAAGCACAGGAAGGCTGCGATTGAGACACGAAAGACAGCGCGGGCCAACGACTGTGCTTACTATAACGCCTAACCCTAACAAACGGTAATCCACAAGCAGAGGGAGGAACACGGCGGTCAATAAGGTGGAATGCAGAAAGAACCGAAGGCACAAGGCAAAACGCAGCCATAGTAAGGAGGACCGAGCAGCGGCTGGGGAAGCCAAGAAGCATGACGCAGAAAGAAGGGGCGAGGAACAACGGTAACCAAAACCCGAAAGGGACGGCCACAGGCGTGGGAGGACTGATCCGGTCATGGAGGCCCCCAAAGCTTCATGCTTGGTGCTCTACACAGATAGGGGAACGACCGGATCCAGCCATGGAGGTCCCCAGATCGACCCAGCAAAGAAGGCAACAAGCACAGATCGCACAGATCGACGCTGGGCTCCGGCAAGGGAAAGAGAGGAGGAGCAAGGAGATAGGCCACCTTCACCTGCGTCTGCTCACGCCGGAGCCGCTGCATGCTGGGTGCGCCCTTGGGGCCCACCTGAGCCACCGCACAGCTATGCCGAGGGGAGCACTCGGCCCGCTCTGCCGCACCGCCATGCCTGGGGGGCTGTCAGGCCACGGCCTCGCCTGGCCGCCGCGCTGGGGGCCTGCCCTAGCCGCCGCTGTGAGAGATGAGGGAGAGGGAAGAGGCGCGGATGAGAGCGCGGAGAGGAGGAGGGCATCGGGGTCGAGGAGCGACAGTGATGGTTTTGTGGCGGGGGCGATGGACTGTAGCGGGCGGTGGAGTGAATACGGAGCGTCGATCGTCAAATCGGAAGGCCGAAGGAAATGGAGGCGACGTGGATAGCCTGAGAGGCGGCCAAACCAAGCTGCCTTACTATATTAGAATTAGAATTAGAATAGCAAGGGTGTTGCTAGCGTCCGAACGGACGCACGCTTTCAGACGCACGCATGGCCATCCGTCTCGCTCTGACTCGCACATGCACCTAGCCCTTGACACTGCATCCGTCGCTCCTCACGTCTGGACGGCCGCGTAGCCCGCCACCGTCCGCCTTGTCCCTGCCTCGCACACATACCCTGCCTTGTCGCTGCGTCTGTCGCTCCTTCCTCCTGGCCCCCTCCTCTTTTTTTTGCGTGGGCAGGACTCGGAAGCTGGCCCCTTGCTCGGCGTGCCCCATCTCCTGACACCCAAGCCGTGCGCCTAGTGCccccatgaaacacttgcaacatgaaaaacacttgaatgcaacatacatctgacaCAGATAAAACTTTTGGAacacaacatatgtgtgaaatatatgcaacatctagtctaaataaaacacttgcaacatgtgtgtgaaatatatgaaacatctagataaaacacttgcaacatgtgtgtgaaacatatgcaacatccagataaaacacttactaCAACGTACGcctgaaacaaatgaaacattttaaacaaacgcttgcaacgtacctctgaaacatttaatgcaacatgtgcaacatcccaatctacttttgcaacatccatatgtaaCAACTGCAACAAACAtctgaaacacctaaaacacttaaaacatacatttAAAATATAGGGGAGGGGAAGGCTAGGGCTGGTCGATTCCGGTCGTCGAGGTGGGAATGTGGGATTCGGCGGTGAGCGGCAGcgtgcgagcaccaccagcaccggcaCTAGCGGCGACGCgctagcaccaccaccaccagcaccagcagcagcacctGCCTTGGCTCGGCTGGGTGGGCGACACGTGCTATGGGAGGGAGACGGCGGCGTGGCACACGGCCGAAGCAAGGAGCAAGGTGCGGGTGGGGCGCGCGATGGGCGGGAGAGAGCGGCGTAGGTGGGGGGCGCGACGGGCGGGagagaggagcgaggagcgagtgTCGCAAGTGGGGCACACGACGGGCAGGAGCAAGGGGGCGCGCGATGGGCGAGAGCGAGGAGCAAGCGAGCGAGTGGCGTAGAGTGGGGCGCGCGGTGGGAGAAGACCGCAACAGCGAGCGGGGCATGGCGCACGGCGTTCGGATGGTACGGACACCCATGCGCCAAACATTATTAATAGCACCCTCTGCTCGCTAAAACCAAGATTGGGAGTATCCTTTAATTTCTTGAGCATGCATACAAgtgaggccctgtttagat
It encodes:
- the LOC136470733 gene encoding plant cysteine oxidase 2-like, producing MKTVEGSGGGGAPAAVKRRRRDAPGRRRSGGVSVRRRVQVDATTAPAPLQRLLAACRRAFGGPGTVPAHDDVALIRDILDKMGAEDVHLRAVTKAAAASVPRTHPNPIITRTTIYKCNNFSIVIFLLPPGAVIPLHDHPGMTVFSKLLLGSLHVTSYDWVNADGPPVAVGGGDRLLRLAKRVVDADLSAPCDALVLFPESGGNMHRFAAATACAVLDVLGPPYSGDRDCTYYQDLPYRHHHHDDDGDEAAGDGDVVPAATDDEQKPRLGWLLETRKPKELHMYEVPYRGPPILWKKRPAVDSWQQGP